Below is a window of Pseudomonas eucalypticola DNA.
AGCCACAGCCTGCTTGGACAGATCGTCATAAACGATCAGCGCGTCTTCACCGCGGTCGCGGAAGAATTCACCCATGGTGCAACCGGAGTACGGTGCCAGGTATTGCAGGGCAGCCGATTCCGAGGCACTGGCGGCAACAACGATGGTGTTGGCCAGAGCGCCGTTCTCTTCCAGCTTGCGCACGATGTTGGCAATGGTCGATTGCTTCTGACCGATTGCAACGTACACGCAGAAGATGCCGCTGTTTTTCTGGTTGATGATCGCGTCGATCGCCATGGCGGTCTTGCCGATCTGGCGGTCACCGATGATCAGCTCACGCTGGCCACGGCCGACAGGGATCATGGCGTCAACCGACTTGTAGCCAGTCTGTACAGGCTGGTCTACCGACTTACGCCAGATCACGCCCGGTGCAACTTTCTCGACCGCGTCGGTCTCGGTGTTGCCCAGTGGACCTTTGCCGTCAACAGGGTTGCCCAGTGCGTCGACGACGCGACCCAGCAGTTCCTTGCCAACCGGAACCTGCAGGACGCGGCCAGTGCACTTGGCGCTCATGCCTTCGGCCAGGGACTGGTAGGAACCGAGAATAACGGCACCTACGGAGTCCTGCTCCAGGTTGAGGGCCATGCCGAAGACGCCGCCCGGAAACTCGATCATCTCGCCGTACATGACGTCGGCCAGACCGTGAATCCGCACGATACCGTCAGATACGCTGACGACAGTGCCTTCGTTACGGGCTTGGGAGGTCACATCGAGCTTGTCGATGCGGCCCTTGATAATTTCACTTATTTCGGAAGGATTGAGTTGCTGCATTGCTCTGCTGCCCCTTCAAACTCAAGATTTCAATGCTTCGGCCAGCTGCGCGAGTTTGCCACGCACTGAACCATCGATTACCAGGTCGCCAGCGCGAATGACGACGCCCCCGATGAGGGAGGCATCTTGCGCGGCGTGCAGTCGCACTTCTCGGCCGAGCCGTGCACTGAGAACCTTGGCGAGTTTGTCTTGCTGTTCGTCGTTCAATGCAAATGCACTGGTTACTTCCACGTCTACGGATTTCTCTTGCTCGGCCTTGTACAGGTCGAACAGAGCCGCGATCTCCGGCAACAGCAGGAGACGGTCGTTTTCCGCGACAACATGAATGAAATTCTGTGCCTGGCTATCAAACTTTTCACCGCACACTTCAATGAAAGTGGCGGCCTTTTGTGCGCTCGTCAGTCGCGGGGCCTTGAGCAGGCGCTGCATGGTGTCGTCTTCCGACACCGCAGCAGCCAGGCCGAGCATGGCTGACCAATTGGCCAGTTGCTGGTGGGCCTGGGCATGCTCGAAGGCTGCCTTAGCGTAAGGTCGGGCCAACGTGGTCAGTTCTGCCATGATCGCCCTCGCTTAGATTTCTGCAGCCAGTTTGTTAACCAGCTCCGCGTGCGCGTTTTGATCGATTGTGGCGCCCAGGATCTTCTCGGCACCGCCTACGGCCAGAGCACCCACTTGGGCACGCAGCGCGTCTTTGACACCGTTCAGTTCCTGCTCGATCTCGGCCTGAGCCTGAGCCTTCACGCGTTCAGCTTCGACACGGGCCTGTTCACGGGCCTCGTCGACGATCTGAGCGCCGCGTTTCTTGGCTTGCTCAATGATTTCGGCTGCCTGAGCTTTAGCATCGCGCAGTTGCTGACCCGCTTTGTCTTGGGCCAGCTCCAGGTCGCGAGCTGCTCGTTGTGCAGCGTCCAGTCCATCCGCGATCTTCTTCTGACGTTCTTGCAAAGCCGCGATGACCGGAGGCCACACGAACTTCATGCAAAACAGTACAAAAATGAAGAACGCAACGGACTGGCCAATCAGGGTTGCATTAATGTTCACGCCAACACCTCGCTCGTTCTTTGTTCACACCAATCAGCTCGAAGGTTCGAGAGATTAGCCAGCGAGTTGACCAACGAAGGGGTTCGCGAAGGTGAAGAACAGAGCGATACCAACACCGATCATGGTTACGGCGTCGAGCAGACCGGCAACGATGAACATTTTAACTTGCAGCATTGGAACCATTTCTGGCTGGCGAGCTGCGCCTTCCAGGAATTTGCCGCCCAGCAGGCCGAAGCCGATAGCAGTACCCAGTGCGCCCAGGCCGATCAGCAGAGCAACAGCGATAGCGGTTAGACCAACTACAGTTTCCATCTTTCCTCCCGACTTTTACGTCGTATTGGTTAGGTTTTCTTAGATTAAAGCGGTAAAACAAATCGTTTTTGCAGCAGCCCCGGCAGACTCCCCCCAAGGGCACCCTCCCACCGAAGCGGGAGGGTCATCAGACACGCCAGGCGGGTCTTAATGGTTCTCTTCGTGCGCCATCGACAGGTAGACGATGGTCAGCATCATGAAGATAAAGGCCTGCAGGGTGATGATCAGGATGTGGAACACAGCCCACGCCCATTGCAGGACAACACCCAGACCGCTCAGCCACAGCAGGCCACTGCCGAACATCACGGCGATCAGGATGAACACCAGTTCGCCAGCGTACATGTTGCCGAACAGTCGCAGAGCCAGAGAGATTGGCTTGGCGATCAGTGTCACGAATTCCAGCAGGAAGTTGACCGGGATCAGAACGATCTGAACCAGCATGTTCTTGCTGCTGAACGGGTGCAGGGTCAGTTCGCCGATGAAGCCGCCCAGGCCCTTGATCTTGATGCTGTAGAAAATGATCAGTGCAAACACCGAGAAAGCCATGCCCAGCGTGGCGTTCGGGTCGGTGGTGGACACTGCGCGGAACGGGATCTCGTGGTCGCCGGTGACCAGGGCCGCCAGGTGGGGAATCCAGTCGACCGGTACCAGGTCGA
It encodes the following:
- the atpA gene encoding F0F1 ATP synthase subunit alpha; the protein is MQQLNPSEISEIIKGRIDKLDVTSQARNEGTVVSVSDGIVRIHGLADVMYGEMIEFPGGVFGMALNLEQDSVGAVILGSYQSLAEGMSAKCTGRVLQVPVGKELLGRVVDALGNPVDGKGPLGNTETDAVEKVAPGVIWRKSVDQPVQTGYKSVDAMIPVGRGQRELIIGDRQIGKTAMAIDAIINQKNSGIFCVYVAIGQKQSTIANIVRKLEENGALANTIVVAASASESAALQYLAPYSGCTMGEFFRDRGEDALIVYDDLSKQAVAYRQISLLLRRPPGREAYPGDVFYLHSRLLERASRVSEEYVEKFTNGAVTGKTGSLTALPIIETQAGDVSAFVPTNVISITDGQIFLESAMFNSGIRPAVNAGVSVSRVGGAAQTKIIKKLSGGIRTALAQYRELAAFAQFASDLDEATRKQLEHGQRVTELMKQKQYAPMSIADMALSLYAAERGFLTDVEIAKIGSFEQALIAYFNRDHADLMAKINVKGDFNDEIDAGIKAGIEKFKATQTW
- a CDS encoding F0F1 ATP synthase subunit B, whose protein sequence is MNINATLIGQSVAFFIFVLFCMKFVWPPVIAALQERQKKIADGLDAAQRAARDLELAQDKAGQQLRDAKAQAAEIIEQAKKRGAQIVDEAREQARVEAERVKAQAQAEIEQELNGVKDALRAQVGALAVGGAEKILGATIDQNAHAELVNKLAAEI
- the atpE gene encoding F0F1 ATP synthase subunit C — protein: METVVGLTAIAVALLIGLGALGTAIGFGLLGGKFLEGAARQPEMVPMLQVKMFIVAGLLDAVTMIGVGIALFFTFANPFVGQLAG
- the atpB gene encoding F0F1 ATP synthase subunit A, producing the protein MAAETASGYIQHHLQNLTFGQLPDGGWGFAHSAAQAKEMGFWAFHVDTLGWSVALGLIFVLIFRMAAKKATSGQPGALQNFVEVLVEFVDGSVKDSFHGRSAVIAPLALTIFAWVFLMNAIDLVPVDWIPHLAALVTGDHEIPFRAVSTTDPNATLGMAFSVFALIIFYSIKIKGLGGFIGELTLHPFSSKNMLVQIVLIPVNFLLEFVTLIAKPISLALRLFGNMYAGELVFILIAVMFGSGLLWLSGLGVVLQWAWAVFHILIITLQAFIFMMLTIVYLSMAHEENH
- a CDS encoding F0F1 ATP synthase subunit delta gives rise to the protein MAELTTLARPYAKAAFEHAQAHQQLANWSAMLGLAAAVSEDDTMQRLLKAPRLTSAQKAATFIEVCGEKFDSQAQNFIHVVAENDRLLLLPEIAALFDLYKAEQEKSVDVEVTSAFALNDEQQDKLAKVLSARLGREVRLHAAQDASLIGGVVIRAGDLVIDGSVRGKLAQLAEALKS